A single genomic interval of Coccidioides posadasii str. Silveira chromosome 1, complete sequence harbors:
- a CDS encoding uncharacterized protein (EggNog:ENOG410PH9X~COG:Z~BUSCO:3697at33183) codes for MSAMQRKDEILAKKAKLAELKRQRELRQREFSQTRMSIGESSEILAPTPGRSDRAELDSLISRLVDRPSSAAHRDGGDGSPRGRGSRPNSVLSGGQLSGENIEAYTPPIRPLSQSIATQTTHDLSDAVPQPAPPPSPPKPEILTYSKAVQTDTWTESKTRSEDGTESEGEDSPTTSRANKRLSRRERERDEEIREKLRQEIEEELKATQSLAAGGDAQPTGQFRYPLRTLTSDELNAVTSSGEFLDFVERSSKVIERALDEEYDVLADYALGGIGGEDEEDDDYRLGKKRREIKQVTQFWDERWSKKRMITDVSFSPKFPELIIASYTKNPTAPHDPDGLVKVWNQHLHARPEYIFHSTSDILTAKFSPFHPNLIIGGSYSGQVLLWDTRSSRAGGGAPVQKTPLSGSGHTHPVYSITIVGTQNAHNILTASTDGVVCGWTVDMLSQPQEYLELTTPPPSKTEDLAPTTLSFPQSDPTFFLVGTEEGTIYPCHRYDRAGAKAGTDHRLSYRGHAAPVMSTAFHPARGPVDLGDLMLSSSIDWSVKLWRVRPPAATSTSSGTSSSAASMQTVSPILDITREDVVYDARWSPNRPGVFALVTGAGSLEVWDLYTETEVPTACATPTSGKGGILTKSLNKVAWEEKEGRRLATGGLDGVVTVFDVGKGLGGGPEELSTEEWSGMKRLVGRLEQGLDKP; via the exons ATGAGTGCTATGCAGCGGAAAGATGAAATCCTGGCGAAGAAGGCCAAGCTCGCCGAGCTGAAGCGCCAGCGAGAATTGAGACAGCGGGAGTTCTCTCAGACCCGCATGAGCATAGGGGAATCATCAGAg ATTCTAGCTCCTACGCCTGGTCGTTCGGATAGAGCCGAGCTCGATAGTTTAATTTCCCGGCTTGTTGACAGGCCGTCGTCTGCCGCTCACAGGGATGGTGGAGACGGGTCACCAAGAGGTCGCGGAAGCCGTCCAAACTCAGTCCTCAGTGGCGGACAGCTCAGCGGTGAAAATATCGAAGCCTATACTCCACCAATAAGGCCGCTATCCCAGTCCATCGCAACGCAGACCACCCATGACCTTTCCGATGCCGTGCCCCAACCCGCTCCTCCTCCGTCGCCGCCGAAGCCGGAAATTCTAACGTACAGCAAAGCAGTGCAGACTGACACGTGGACGGAATCAAAGACACGTTCAGAAGATGGAACAGAATCGGAGGGAGAGGACTCCCCCACTACTTCGCGTGCAAATAAACGACTCAGCAGAAGAGAGCGTGAGCGAGACGAGGAGATCAGAGAAAAGCTACGGCAGGAAATTGAAGAAGAGCTAAAAGCCACACAAAGTTTAGCAGCAGGCGGTGATGCTCAGCCCACCGGCCAATTTAGATATCCGTTGCGCACGCTGACCAGCGATGAGCTTAATGCAGTCACTTCTTCAGGGGAGTTTTTAGATTTTGTGGAAAGATCAAGCAAAGTTATTGAGCGAGCTTTGGATGAAGAATACGATGTGCTTGCAGATTATGCACTGGGTGGAATAGGGGGCGAGGACGAAGAGGATGACGACTACAGACTGGGCAAGAAGCGGAGAGAAATAAAGCAGGTCACTCAGTTTTGGGATGAGAGATGGAGTAAGAAGCGTATGATTACCGACGTTAGCTTCTCTCCAAAG TTCCCTGAACTGATCATAGCCTCTTACACCAAGAACCCAACCGCACCTCACGACCCAGACGGACTCGTCAAGGTCTGGAATCAGCATCTCCATGCTCGACCCGAATACATATTCCACTCAACATCCGATATCCTCACAGCCAAATTCAGCCCATTCCATCCGAACCTTATCATTGGCGGTTCGTATTCTGGACAGGTGCTTCTTTGGGACACAAGATCCTCGCGTGCAGGCGGAGGCGCTCCTGTGCAGAAAACTCCCTTATCGGGGTCGGGCCACACTCATCCGGTCTATAGCATCACCATAGTTGGCACCCAAAATGCTCACAACATCCTGACAGCATCAACCGACGGGGTGGTCTGCGGTTGGACGGTTGACATGCTCTCCCAACCACAGGAATACCTTGAACTCACTACTCCTCCACCCTCCAAAACCGAAGATCTTGCACCCACAACCCTCTCGTTCCCTCAATCTGATCCCACATTTTTCCTTGTCGGCACGGAAGAAGGCACTATATACCCCTGTCACCGTTATGATCGCGCTGGCGCCAAAGCGGGAACAGACCACCGCCTTTCTTATCGTGGCCATGCCGCCCCAGTTATGTCAACAGCTTTCCATCCCGCTCGTGGCCCCGTTGATCTTGGAGACTTGATGCTTAGTTCAAGTATAGACTGGAGCGTCAAGCTTTGGCGAGTTCGCCCACCCGCGGCAACATCCACTTCCTCAGGGACGTCTTCCTCGGCGGCAAGCATGCAAACAGTTTCTCCAATCCTCGATATCACCCGTGAGGACGTTGTATACGATGCTCGCTGGTCTCCAAATCGACCGGGCGTGTTCGCCCTTGTCACTGGTGCCGGATCGCTCGAGGTGTGGGATTTATATACGGAGACTGAAGTGCCGACTGCCTGTGCAACTCCCACATCCGGCAAGGGTGGAATATTGACTAAGAGCCTAAACAAAGTCGCAtgggaagaaaaggaaggaaGACGGCTTGCTACGGGCGGATTGGATGGTGTTGTTACAGTATTTGATGTTGGAAAGGGGCTAGGTGGAGGGCCAGAGGAACTTAGCACGGAAGAGTGGTCAGGGATGAAACGTTTGGTTGGGAGATTGGAGCAAGGTCTTGATAAGCCATGA